The following proteins are co-located in the Tenrec ecaudatus isolate mTenEca1 chromosome 11, mTenEca1.hap1, whole genome shotgun sequence genome:
- the LOC142461675 gene encoding LOW QUALITY PROTEIN: glutamyl-tRNA(Gln) amidotransferase subunit A, mitochondrial-like (The sequence of the model RefSeq protein was modified relative to this genomic sequence to represent the inferred CDS: substituted 1 base at 1 genomic stop codon), whose translation MLGRTLREASAGLKQGHITPTELCQKCLSLIKKTKFLNAYITVTEEVALKQAEESDKRYAKGQSLGDLDGIPIAVKDNFSTSGIETTCASNMLRGYVPPYSATVVHNLLDQGALLLGKTNLDEFAMGSGSTDSVFGPVKNPWSYSKQYRDKRKQNLQGETEDSDWLITGGSSGGSAAAVSAFTCFAALGSDTGGSTRNPAAHCGLIGLKPSYGLVSRHGLIPLVNSMDVPGILTRSVDDAAIVLGVLAGHDPKDSTTIQDPVNDVSKLCIGIPKEYLVPELSGEVRSLWTKAADLFESAGAKVIEVSLPHTSYSIVCYHVLCTAEVASNMARFDGLEYGHRGDVDLSTEALYATTRXEGFNDVVRGRILSGTFFLLKENYENYFIKAQKVRRPIANDFANVFNSGVDVLLTPTTLCEAMPSLEFIKEDNRTRSAQDDVFTQAANMAGLPAISVPAGLSSQGLPIGLQFIGRAFCDQQLLTIARWFEKQVQFPIIQFQEPMVEVDCSEIFGNEKLASVPLKQ comes from the exons ATGCTGGGCAGGACCCTCCGAGAA GCTTCCGCAGGGCTGAAGCAAGGCCACATTACTCCAACGGAGCTCTGTCAAAAATGCCTCTCTCTCATCAAGAAGACCAAGTTCCTGAATGCTTACATAACCGTGACAGAAGAGGTGGCCCTCAAGCAAGCTGAGGAGTCTGACAAGAGATATGCGAAAGGTCAATCACTTGGGGATTTAGACGGAATTCCCATTGCCGTAAAAGACAACTTCAGCACATCTGGCATTGAGACAACATGTGCATCAAACATGCTAAGAGGTTATGTGCCGCCCTACAGCGCGACTGTCGTCCACAATTTGTTGGATCAGGGAGCTCTGCTGCTGGGAAAAACAAATTTAGATGAGTTTGCTATGGGATCGGGAAGTACAGATAGTGTATTTGGACCAGTTAAAAACCCATGGAGTTATTCAAAGCAATATAGAGACAAAAGGAAGCAGAACCTGCAGGGTGAAACTGAAGATTCTGATTGGCTAATAACTGGAGGAAGCTCGGGCGGCAGTGCGGCTGCCGTGTCGGCGTTCACGTGCTTTGCGGCTTTAGGCTCTGATACAGGAGGCTCAACCCGAAATCCAGCTGCCCACTGTGGGCTGATCGGTTTAAAGCCAAGCTATGGATTAGTCTCCCGACATGGGCTCATCCCTCTGGTGAATTCAATGGATGTGCCAGGAATCCTGACCCGAAGTGTGGACGATGCAGCGATTGTGCTGGGTGTCCTTGCTGGGCATGATCCCAAAGATTCTACTACAATACAAGACCCTGTGAACGATGTGAGCAAACTGTGTATAGGAATTCCAAAGGAATATCTTGTGCCAGAATTATCAGGTGAAGTGCGATCTCTTTGGACCAAAGCTGCTGACCTCTTTGAGTCTGCGGGGGCTAAAGTCATTGAAGTATCCCTGCCTCACACCAGCTATTCAATTGTTTGCTACCATgttctgtgcacagcagaagtggCATCAAATATGGCCAGATTTGACGGACTAGAATATGGTCACCGAGGTGACGTGGATCTGTCTACTGAAGCTCTGTATGCCACCACCAGATGAGAAGGGTTCAATGATGTGGTGAGGGGGAGGATTCTCTCAGGAACCTTCTTCTTACTGaaagaaaactatgaaaattACTTCATCAAAGCACAGAAAGTGAGACGACCCATTGCGAATGATTTTGCGAATGTGTTTAATTCTGGAGTTGATGTCTTGCTAACGCCCACGACTTTGTGTGAGGCGATGCCATCCTTGGAGTTCATCAAAGAAGACAACAGAACCCGAAGTgctcaagatgatgttttcaCACAAGCAGCGAATATGGCAGGATTGCCAGCCATAAGCGTGCCTGCGGGACTctcaagccaagggttgcccatcGGACTGCAATTTATTGGACGTGCATTTTGTGACCAGCAGCTTCTTACAATTGCCAGGTGGTTTGAAAAACAAGTACAGTTTCCAATTATTCAATTCCAAGAGCCCATGGTTGAAGTTGACTGTTCAGAAATCTTTGGAAATGAAAAGTTAGCTTCTGTTCCTCTAAAGCAGTAA